In Streptomyces sp. NBC_00569, a single genomic region encodes these proteins:
- a CDS encoding carbohydrate ABC transporter permease, protein MTTLQSPVAVRRRRSWTGWGFIGPFALVFALVFLAPLAYSVYLSLFRTQLIGGTTFVGLDNYQQALQDSQFWEGVLRVGLFLLIQVPIMLGIALLVALAIDSGRLYGKDFFRITVFLPYAVPAVVATLMWGFMYGTRYGLVGDLNDAFGTTLPNPLSADLVLASLGNIVTWEFVGYNMLIFFAALRVVPHSLYEAAEIDGAGQWRVITAIKLPAIRGALVIATIFSIIGSFQLFNEPAILQKLAPNAITTDYTPNYYTYSLSFAGQQQNYSATVAIVMGVITMIVAYVVQLRGMRKGA, encoded by the coding sequence ATGACCACGCTGCAATCGCCGGTCGCCGTGAGGCGGCGCCGCTCGTGGACGGGATGGGGGTTCATCGGCCCCTTCGCCCTCGTCTTCGCCCTGGTCTTCCTGGCGCCGCTCGCCTACTCGGTCTACCTGAGCCTGTTCCGCACCCAACTCATCGGCGGCACCACTTTCGTGGGCCTGGACAACTATCAACAGGCCTTGCAGGACAGCCAGTTCTGGGAGGGAGTCCTTCGCGTCGGCCTGTTCCTGCTGATCCAGGTGCCGATCATGCTGGGCATCGCCCTGCTCGTCGCCCTCGCGATCGACAGCGGCCGCCTCTACGGCAAGGACTTCTTCCGGATCACCGTCTTCCTGCCCTACGCGGTCCCCGCCGTCGTCGCCACCCTCATGTGGGGCTTCATGTACGGCACGCGCTACGGGCTGGTCGGCGACCTCAACGATGCGTTCGGCACCACACTGCCCAACCCGCTCTCCGCCGACCTGGTCCTCGCCTCCCTCGGCAACATCGTGACCTGGGAGTTCGTCGGCTACAACATGCTGATCTTCTTCGCCGCGCTGCGCGTCGTACCGCACTCCCTGTACGAGGCGGCCGAGATCGACGGCGCCGGGCAGTGGCGCGTCATCACCGCCATCAAGCTCCCGGCGATCCGCGGCGCCCTCGTCATCGCCACGATCTTCTCGATCATCGGCAGCTTCCAGCTCTTCAACGAGCCCGCCATCCTCCAGAAGCTCGCGCCGAACGCGATCACCACCGACTACACCCCGAACTACTACACGTACTCGCTGTCCTTCGCCGGCCAGCAGCAGAACTACTCCGCGACGGTCGCCATCGTCATGGGCGTGATCACGATGATCGTCGCCTACGTGGTCCAGCTGCGCGGCATGCGCAAGGGAGCGTGA
- a CDS encoding carbohydrate ABC transporter permease produces MTTTTGPVRSTTPVKSSALHLRSPRRRTSGRPRRSVPLTVLTGVVLVYSLLPLVWLLISATKSQQGLARSFGLWFDSDFDLWHNIAETFTYQDGVFGRWLLNTLLYVVVGAGGATFLAVLGGYALAKFAFPGKRAVFAVVIGAVAVPGTALAVPTFLMFSKMGLTDTPWAVIIPSLISPFGLYLMWVFATEAIPTELMEAARIDGASELRTFFQVALPLLAPGTVTVLLFTTVATWNNYFLPLIMLKDPDWYPLTLGLDSWNKQAQTAGGEAIPHLVLTGSLLTIVPLIAAFLLLQKYWQSGLSAGSVKE; encoded by the coding sequence ATGACCACGACCACAGGACCCGTACGGTCGACCACTCCGGTCAAGTCCTCGGCCCTGCACCTGCGTTCACCGCGCCGCCGGACATCGGGGCGCCCACGGCGCAGCGTCCCGCTGACCGTGCTCACCGGAGTCGTCCTCGTCTACAGCCTGCTGCCGCTGGTCTGGCTCCTGATCAGCGCCACCAAGTCCCAGCAGGGCCTGGCCCGTTCGTTCGGCCTCTGGTTCGACTCGGACTTCGACCTCTGGCACAACATCGCCGAGACCTTCACCTACCAGGACGGCGTCTTCGGACGCTGGCTCCTCAACACCCTCCTGTACGTGGTGGTGGGCGCCGGCGGCGCCACCTTCCTCGCGGTCCTCGGCGGCTACGCGCTCGCCAAGTTCGCCTTCCCGGGCAAGCGTGCCGTGTTCGCCGTCGTCATCGGGGCGGTCGCGGTACCGGGCACGGCGCTCGCCGTCCCCACGTTCCTGATGTTCAGCAAGATGGGGCTCACCGACACCCCGTGGGCCGTCATCATCCCGTCGCTGATCTCACCGTTCGGCCTGTATCTGATGTGGGTCTTCGCCACGGAGGCGATTCCCACCGAGCTGATGGAGGCCGCCCGCATCGACGGCGCGAGCGAGCTGCGCACTTTCTTCCAGGTCGCCCTGCCGTTGCTCGCGCCCGGCACCGTCACCGTCCTGCTCTTCACCACGGTCGCGACCTGGAACAACTACTTCCTGCCGTTGATCATGCTGAAGGACCCCGACTGGTACCCGCTCACCCTCGGCCTCGACTCCTGGAACAAACAGGCACAGACGGCCGGCGGCGAGGCCATACCCCATCTGGTGCTCACCGGCTCCCTGCTCACCATCGTGCCGCTGATCGCCGCCTTCCTGCTGCTCCAGAAGTACTGGCAGTCCGGACTCTCCGCCGGAAGCGTCAAGGAATAG